Proteins encoded together in one Anaerotignum propionicum DSM 1682 window:
- a CDS encoding Mu-like prophage major head subunit gpT family protein: MKKELLEKISRQQAILNQAKAEGRVLNAEEAREMEDLQKEIEKMKNPEPTGGDDAQRAVEAERQRVGEIADLCREFGMDAGDFIKKGDTVESVRQAVIEKLKQNGSPLRSSARVSNTGEEAFRQDLSDGILIRTGQSLKNATPEARSFSNMSLRDMAIVCLGRDGESEGSLLRKSNEEILEMVSRRAYNPEAAFPAILDNAVQKSIVKIYEEEETTFQLWTGKGSVKDFKPTKDRQYLIGGSGSFELVPENGELKASKPFTKELPTRKIDTYGTTFSMTRQAFIDDDIGFITEVPAYYAKAAKRKINRQVYEVLYKNGTIYDGKTLFHTDHNNLIATGSDPTAKAIQEAILKMKMQKDPFEQAIRINPKYIITPVGYEFDLYTIFNSAGMPGTANNDVNPLRNYKMEIIEDAELNALAGTGALPWFMAGGKHIYVDYLNGKEVPTIMRMEKAGVLGFSWDIYLDWGVSVVDFRGLVKNPGKTV; encoded by the coding sequence ATGAAAAAGGAACTTTTAGAAAAAATCAGCCGTCAGCAGGCAATTTTAAACCAAGCTAAGGCAGAGGGCAGGGTGTTAAATGCTGAGGAAGCAAGAGAAATGGAAGATCTGCAAAAAGAAATTGAAAAAATGAAAAATCCTGAACCCACAGGAGGTGACGATGCCCAAAGAGCTGTGGAAGCGGAACGCCAACGAGTAGGGGAAATTGCAGATTTGTGCAGGGAGTTTGGAATGGACGCAGGGGACTTTATCAAAAAAGGGGATACCGTGGAAAGCGTGCGCCAAGCAGTTATTGAAAAGCTGAAGCAAAATGGTTCTCCTTTACGAAGCAGTGCCAGAGTAAGCAATACAGGGGAAGAAGCGTTCCGTCAGGATTTGTCTGATGGAATTTTAATCAGAACAGGGCAGAGCTTGAAAAACGCCACCCCGGAGGCAAGAAGCTTTTCCAATATGAGCCTGCGGGATATGGCCATTGTTTGCTTAGGCAGAGATGGGGAAAGTGAGGGCAGTTTGCTCCGTAAGAGCAATGAGGAAATTTTGGAAATGGTAAGTAGACGAGCCTATAACCCCGAAGCGGCTTTTCCTGCCATTTTGGACAATGCTGTACAGAAAAGCATCGTCAAGATTTATGAGGAAGAGGAAACTACCTTCCAGCTTTGGACAGGTAAGGGGAGCGTAAAGGACTTTAAACCTACAAAGGACCGTCAGTATCTCATTGGTGGTTCGGGTAGTTTTGAGTTGGTACCCGAAAATGGGGAGTTAAAAGCAAGTAAGCCTTTCACAAAAGAACTTCCTACCAGAAAAATTGATACTTACGGTACCACCTTCTCCATGACTAGACAAGCTTTTATTGATGATGATATTGGCTTTATTACCGAAGTGCCTGCGTATTATGCCAAAGCGGCAAAAAGAAAAATCAATCGTCAAGTTTACGAGGTTTTGTATAAGAACGGCACTATTTACGATGGGAAAACCCTGTTCCATACAGACCACAATAATTTAATTGCCACAGGTTCAGATCCCACGGCAAAGGCAATTCAAGAGGCCATCTTGAAAATGAAGATGCAAAAGGATCCATTCGAACAGGCAATTAGAATAAACCCCAAATACATCATTACCCCTGTTGGGTATGAGTTTGATTTGTATACCATTTTCAATTCCGCAGGAATGCCGGGAACAGCCAACAATGATGTAAATCCTCTTAGAAATTATAAGATGGAGATCATTGAGGATGCTGAATTGAATGCTTTGGCGGGTACGGGTGCCCTGCCTTGGTTTATGGCAGGGGGCAAGCACATCTATGTGGATTACTTGAACGGGAAAGAGGTTCCTACCATCATGCGCATGGAAAAAGCGGGGGTTTTAGGCTTTTCTTGGGACATCTATCTGGATTGGGGCGTAAGTGTGGTTGATTTTAGAGGTTTAGTTAAAAATCCAGGTAAAACCGTATAA
- a CDS encoding phage tail protein codes for MIKIEVKNSDVIVRSIAEKLGNLSKDAPVVLKLAINETANKTRTLMGKEVQKAYTTKLGSAKKYMRIKKATAKKLVAVISSKGSPTIISDHKISPAKMQTGENRPKILKAKVLRKSRMKPLERNEIKAFLTKFTGSGLHNYGVVERVGKERYPIKPLYSPAISQMLGSEKNVLNVIRPEVGNFLQKEILRQIDRRKRKEMYVK; via the coding sequence TTGATTAAAATTGAAGTGAAAAACAGTGATGTAATTGTCAGAAGCATTGCAGAAAAACTAGGGAACCTCTCCAAAGATGCTCCTGTTGTTTTGAAGTTGGCTATCAATGAAACGGCAAACAAAACAAGAACCCTTATGGGCAAGGAAGTACAAAAAGCTTATACTACGAAATTGGGAAGCGCCAAAAAATATATGAGAATCAAAAAAGCAACGGCTAAAAAGCTTGTGGCTGTGATTTCTTCCAAGGGAAGCCCCACCATTATAAGTGACCATAAAATCAGTCCTGCCAAAATGCAAACAGGAGAAAACAGACCCAAGATTCTAAAGGCAAAAGTTCTAAGAAAAAGCAGAATGAAACCGTTGGAAAGAAATGAAATTAAGGCTTTCCTTACCAAGTTTACAGGGTCGGGTTTACACAATTATGGTGTGGTGGAGAGAGTGGGTAAAGAACGCTATCCCATCAAACCTCTTTATTCCCCTGCCATTTCTCAAATGTTAGGCAGTGAGAAGAATGTATTAAACGTCATTCGGCCAGAGGTAGGTAACTTTCTGCAAAAAGAAATTCTTCGCCAAATTGACCGTAGAAAACGAAAGGAGATGTATGTGAAATGA
- a CDS encoding DUF2190 family protein, producing MAKATYVQEGNSLDYRNVGSEKIEAGDIISLTTRVGVAGTDMEVGSLGSVAVTGVFSMPKATGAIALGALVYFNTTQGKITTTNTDVPAGFAIATATSSDATVLVKLLG from the coding sequence ATGGCAAAGGCAACGTATGTGCAAGAAGGAAATTCCCTTGACTACAGAAATGTAGGAAGTGAGAAAATTGAGGCAGGGGATATTATCAGTTTAACCACCCGTGTTGGTGTGGCCGGTACGGATATGGAAGTGGGTTCTCTTGGGTCAGTAGCTGTAACAGGCGTGTTTTCCATGCCAAAGGCAACGGGCGCTATTGCCCTTGGTGCGTTGGTGTATTTCAATACTACCCAAGGCAAGATTACAACAACCAACACAGATGTTCCTGCGGGTTTTGCAATTGCAACGGCGACAAGCAGTGACGCTACAGTACTGGTGAAGCTGCTAGGTTAA